In the genome of Monodelphis domestica isolate mMonDom1 chromosome 2, mMonDom1.pri, whole genome shotgun sequence, one region contains:
- the LOC130457479 gene encoding uncharacterized protein LOC130457479, whose amino-acid sequence MDLDLGIYIKYQLDGSLFDLCCLTAKSKTTERLILEALFADDCALMAHQENHLQTIVDRFSTATKLFGLTINLSKTEVLYQPAPGRPTNQPCITINSTQLSNVNTFKYLGSTIANDGSLDHEINARIQKASQALRRLLSKVLQHRDVSTATKLKVYNAVVLSSLLYDCETRTLYRKHMKQLEQFHQRSLQSIIRIRWQDRITNQEVLDRANSTSIEVTQLQWSGHVICMDPQRIPRQVFYGDLSAGLRKQGRPMKRFKDQLKSNLKWAGITPKQLELAASDRSSWRTHIHHATTTFEDERRRCLAAAHEHRHHATPAPPVTTGVPCPMCHRLCASAFGLQSHMRVHRR is encoded by the coding sequence atggatctagacctgggcatctacatcaaataccaactggatggctcactatttgacctttgctgcctgactgcaaaatcaaagacaacagagagactcatcctggaagctctctttgcagatgactgtgctctcatggcccaccaagaaaatcatctccaaaccattgtggacaggttctccaccgcaacaaaactgtttggcctgactatcaacctcagcaaaacagaggtgctataccaacctgcaccagggaggccaacgaaccagccatgcattacaatcaacagcacacagctttctaacgtcaacactttcaagtacctgggcagcaccatcgccaacgatgggtccctagaccacgagatcaatgccaggatccaaaaggccagccaggcactcaggcggctgctctccaaagtcctccaacacagagatgtaagcactgcgacgaagctcaaagtgtataacgcagtggtcctcagctcgctcctgtacgattgtgagacacggacactgtaccggaagcacatgaaacagctggagcaattccaccaacgctctctccagtcaatcataaggatccgatggcaggaccgaatcaccaaccaggaagtcctcgacagagccaactccaccagcatcgaagtcacccagctacaatggtctggacacgtcatctgcatggacccacagcgaataccaagacaggtattctatggtgatctgtcagctggactcaggaaacaaggccgaccaatgaaaagattcaaggatcagctaaagtccaacttgaagtgggctggcattacaccaaagcaactagaacttgctgcctctgacagaagcagctggcgaacccacattcaccatgccaccaccacctttgaagatgagcgacgtcgatgtcttgccgctgcacacGAACACCGACACCacgccacacccgcacctcccgtaacaactggagtcccatgccccatgtgccacagactctgcgcctcagcctttggactgcaaagccacatgagggtacaccgtagatga